Proteins encoded within one genomic window of Methanotorris formicicus Mc-S-70:
- the sppA gene encoding signal peptide peptidase SppA — protein sequence MKKLYIAVGFIFILIFALIVGGIVVLFSDFDFSGGNIAVINIDGPIILKSDDSGIFGRKEMSALDYIDLLDRAEKDKNIKAVLLKINSPGGEVIASEKLARKVKEVAEKKPVVAYIETIGASGAYMAACPADYIVAEKHSIVGSIGVKMEILHYYGLMEKLGINTTVIKAGKYKDIASPYRPMTEEERRYLEKMINETYMDFVMWVAENRNLSINKTLKIADGKIYMGSDAKKVGLVDEVGTEEDAINITAKLANITTPKVVEYKSEDFGLFNVLYSFGYGIGKGLGEILVKTDLPYKTYIMD from the coding sequence ATGAAGAAGTTATATATTGCCGTGGGTTTTATATTTATTTTAATATTTGCTCTAATAGTTGGGGGAATTGTGGTACTTTTTTCAGATTTTGATTTTAGTGGTGGTAATATTGCTGTAATAAATATAGATGGTCCAATAATTTTAAAATCTGACGATTCTGGGATTTTTGGACGTAAGGAAATGAGTGCATTAGATTACATTGATTTACTTGATAGGGCTGAAAAAGACAAGAACATAAAAGCCGTTCTTTTAAAAATCAACTCTCCTGGAGGAGAGGTTATAGCAAGTGAGAAACTTGCAAGGAAGGTAAAGGAAGTTGCAGAAAAAAAGCCAGTTGTGGCTTACATAGAAACCATTGGAGCATCTGGGGCATATATGGCTGCATGTCCAGCAGATTATATTGTTGCAGAGAAACACTCAATTGTTGGGAGTATTGGGGTTAAAATGGAGATTCTGCATTATTATGGCTTAATGGAAAAATTGGGTATCAATACAACAGTAATAAAGGCAGGGAAGTATAAGGATATTGCTTCACCATACAGACCAATGACAGAGGAGGAGAGGAGGTATTTAGAAAAGATGATAAACGAAACATATATGGACTTTGTAATGTGGGTTGCAGAGAATAGGAACTTAAGTATAAATAAGACATTAAAAATTGCAGATGGGAAGATATATATGGGAAGTGATGCTAAAAAAGTTGGTTTAGTTGATGAGGTTGGGACAGAGGAGGATGCCATCAACATAACTGCAAAATTGGCAAACATAACAACCCCAAAAGTTGTTGAATACAAAAGTGAGGACTTTGGATTATTTAATGTGCTTTATAGTTTTGGTTATGGAATTGGAAAGGGATTGGGCGAAATTTTAGTAAAAACAGATTTACCATACAAAACATACATTATGGATTAA
- a CDS encoding TatD family hydrolase, with amino-acid sequence MIDVHIHADTRPYEDFEMMALCMDGAITLAHDPFEMKSSDVWVSHVERLISNDVKRAKENGLRLFVCVGVHPRAIPNDYENAIEKIKDFVKNDVVVGIGEIGLEKATKEEKDVFTKQLLLAKALDLPAVVHTPRRNKEEVTKIIMEEINTLNLNNEKIVIDHCNKNTVKDVLDIGCYAGLTIQPSKLTPMEAVEIVKEFGGERILLDSDSSSAPSDILSVPKTVLKMRLNNIDKEIINLVSHENAKKFFNLRI; translated from the coding sequence ATGATTGATGTACACATACATGCAGACACAAGACCTTATGAGGATTTTGAGATGATGGCATTATGTATGGATGGAGCAATAACATTGGCTCATGACCCATTTGAAATGAAATCCTCTGACGTATGGGTTTCCCATGTTGAGAGGTTAATCAGTAACGATGTAAAGAGAGCAAAGGAAAATGGATTGAGGTTATTTGTGTGTGTTGGTGTTCATCCAAGGGCAATACCAAATGACTATGAAAATGCCATTGAAAAGATAAAGGACTTTGTTAAAAATGATGTTGTTGTTGGAATTGGGGAGATTGGATTAGAAAAGGCAACAAAGGAAGAAAAGGATGTGTTTACAAAGCAGTTGTTGTTGGCAAAAGCGTTAGATTTACCTGCAGTAGTTCATACCCCAAGAAGAAATAAGGAAGAGGTAACAAAAATTATCATGGAGGAAATAAACACCCTTAACTTAAACAATGAAAAGATTGTTATCGACCACTGCAACAAAAATACTGTAAAGGATGTTCTTGATATTGGATGTTATGCAGGATTAACCATCCAACCAAGCAAATTAACTCCAATGGAGGCTGTTGAGATTGTTAAGGAATTTGGTGGAGAAAGGATTTTGTTGGATAGCGATTCTTCCTCAGCCCCATCTGATATATTAAGTGTACCAAAAACGGTGTTAAAGATGAGGTTAAATAATATTGATAAAGAAATTATAAATCTTGTTTCACATGAAAATGCAAAAAAATTCTTCAATTTGAGGATATAA